One segment of Heterodontus francisci isolate sHetFra1 chromosome 28, sHetFra1.hap1, whole genome shotgun sequence DNA contains the following:
- the LOC137345122 gene encoding probable G-protein coupled receptor 139 encodes MGKPAILLMKDIYYPIVATVGVLVNLVTIMILSRRNCGLSKCISVYMVAMATADLLVLIINVILYHIFNYQFPLSFLSYTPVCRIILYMTTINFDLSVWFTVSFTFDRFVAVCFQKFKTRYCTERTAGVVITVFCLLSFLKNILFLFAYEPQQIINKVQWGCRASVEFFSSPLGTAWVWFHSVWLVWLPFTLIVLFNCSSIGRILVANRTRRKLWGNRSENRSDSEMENRRKSIILLFTVSGCFILLWLTVAVSFVATRLPKTNNYRGDRTAPGYIAYETGTCLKFLSCIQNPCIYVATQRKFREELKNGLKSLWALILRFVVKCG; translated from the exons ATGGGGAAACCAGCTATTCTGTTGATGAAAGACATTTACTACCCGATTGTCGCAACTGTGGGTGTCCTTG TGAACTTGGTGACAATTATGATTCTGTCCCGAAGAAACTGTggcctttccaaatgtatttctgtttatatggtggccatggcaacagcagatctcctggttcTGATCATCAACGTGATATTGTATCATATTTTCAACTATCAAtttccactttcattcctgtcttacactCCCGTGTGTAGGATTATTCTATACATGACAACTATCAActttgatttgtctgtttggttcacagtctcTTTCACATTTGACCGTTTTGTAGCTGTCTGCTTCCAGAAGTTTAAAACAAGATATTGCACAGAAAGAACTGCAGGTGTGGTTATAACAGTGTTctgtttattgagttttttgaagaatattctctttttatttgcatacgaacctcagcaaataattaacaaggtgcagtgggGCTGTCGGGCAAGCGTGGAATTTTTTTCCTCACCACTCGGTACAGCGTGGGTCTGGTTTCACAGCGTCTGGCTcgtttggcttccttttactttaattgtcttATTTAATTGTTCATCCattggacgtattttagtggccaatagaacccgcaggaaactctggggtaacaggagtgagaatcgcagtgattcagaaatggagaaccgcaggaaatccattattttattgttcactgtttcgggctgttttatactgttgtggttgaCAGTTGCCGTGAGTTTCGTGGCGACCAGACTGCCAAAGACCAATAATTACCGTGGTGATCGCACAGCCCCTGGATATATCGCCTATGAAACCGGAACTTGCCTTAAGTTTTTGAGCTGTATTCAAAACCCATGTATTTATGTAGcgacccagagaaaattcagagaagagctgaagaatgggcTGAAATCTCTTTGGGCATTAATTTTGAGATTCGTTGTAAAATGCGGATAA